In the genome of Candidatus Neomarinimicrobiota bacterium, one region contains:
- a CDS encoding CehA/McbA family metallohydrolase, with amino-acid sequence MIEFLMPVMAYAEVHYRWRFFPSRIYMPYPEIIADVPFRLEPDTALPVLCIIKDAHRFPVRLEKIEVAISMTGGDSQARQFDFENVLIEERFWNRTLSLSLPGNSAGVVSVTVKFSLSNEADGKFEVVNDNFKTLPPLNLSVLIPEYALPSLPGWSYGDFHTHSEFTDDKVEFGAPIMSSSIISKSIGLDFFVVADHSYNLDNSIEFPYENDADLPRWHKSREEMREAGTKEGALPIPAEEVSCGNRKGENVHLLVVDPPVFIPGNGDCEDDYPDTEPTLSVAEVLDLMGNGAVAIAAHTLEKPPFGQRLLFNRGYWAKEDLLDDRIIGLQILNGLPDDSFRRGYEVWIDLILEGKRKIILAGNDAHGNFNHFRQIKIPFLSMHEHRKQLFGQVRTALKLDGGMELNAVLQALKKGRAQITTGPISDISLKTQNGELYEIGDEYPYDEGKLSITAASTKEFGKLKRIVVIKGEISARKEEEIHKYTDFADGYRFEDVLTISRLSRGYVRIEVYTESNDKESFSITNPIWLTGGA; translated from the coding sequence ATGATTGAATTTCTTATGCCGGTGATGGCTTACGCCGAAGTGCATTACAGGTGGAGATTTTTTCCAAGCAGAATTTATATGCCATATCCGGAGATAATCGCCGACGTGCCTTTCAGGCTCGAACCTGATACGGCTCTGCCGGTTCTATGCATAATCAAAGACGCACATAGATTTCCCGTGCGATTGGAAAAGATAGAGGTGGCCATTTCTATGACCGGAGGCGATTCACAGGCTCGGCAGTTTGATTTTGAAAACGTCCTTATTGAGGAGAGATTCTGGAATAGAACGCTTTCTCTGAGTTTACCCGGCAACAGTGCCGGGGTTGTAAGCGTAACGGTGAAGTTCAGCCTGTCAAACGAAGCCGATGGAAAGTTCGAGGTAGTGAATGATAATTTCAAAACGTTGCCTCCGTTAAATTTGAGCGTTTTGATCCCGGAATATGCCTTACCTTCATTACCCGGCTGGAGCTACGGTGATTTTCATACGCATTCGGAGTTTACCGATGACAAAGTGGAGTTCGGCGCTCCTATCATGTCGTCATCCATAATCTCGAAATCAATCGGACTCGATTTTTTTGTTGTTGCGGACCATTCGTACAATCTCGATAATTCGATCGAATTTCCGTACGAAAACGATGCTGATCTGCCCCGCTGGCATAAATCAAGGGAAGAGATGAGAGAAGCAGGGACGAAAGAGGGCGCTCTGCCTATACCAGCCGAAGAAGTCTCTTGCGGTAATAGAAAAGGGGAAAACGTACATCTTTTAGTGGTTGATCCCCCTGTTTTTATTCCCGGCAACGGAGACTGCGAGGACGATTATCCCGATACCGAACCAACACTCTCTGTGGCAGAGGTACTCGATCTCATGGGGAATGGTGCAGTTGCCATAGCAGCCCACACGCTGGAAAAACCGCCGTTCGGACAACGACTTCTGTTCAACAGGGGATATTGGGCGAAAGAAGATCTTTTGGATGATCGTATAATCGGATTACAGATTTTGAACGGTCTTCCGGATGATTCGTTCCGTCGGGGATATGAAGTATGGATAGATCTCATACTCGAAGGTAAGAGAAAGATTATCCTCGCGGGCAACGATGCTCACGGCAACTTTAACCATTTCAGACAGATAAAAATTCCTTTCCTTTCGATGCATGAGCACAGGAAGCAATTGTTCGGACAGGTGCGCACCGCACTGAAGCTTGACGGCGGAATGGAACTCAACGCTGTTCTGCAAGCATTGAAAAAGGGGCGGGCACAGATAACTACTGGGCCTATATCCGATATCTCCCTGAAGACTCAAAATGGCGAGCTGTATGAGATTGGGGATGAATATCCTTATGATGAAGGAAAATTGAGCATCACCGCGGCTTCGACAAAAGAGTTCGGGAAACTAAAACGAATTGTTGTTATCAAAGGAGAGATTTCGGCCCGGAAAGAGGAAGAGATTCACAAATATACGGATTTCGCTGATGGATACAGATTTGAGGATGTTCTCACCATATCACGATTGAGTCGCGGTTACGTTAGAATCGAGGTATATACCGAATCCAACGATAAGGAGTCGTTCTCGATAACCAATCCGATATGGCTAACAGGAGGAGCTTAG
- a CDS encoding DUF1704 domain-containing protein, translating into MKKSSYRKFLRGVSKSLLMAQRPIRILSSIHIPITVKKRFLARRSKRLPRYEYPPLRWDADERRRMFLDIQSHLDKSNPAEKMIHRACKEYLLTIRMLESRGTKDFYKYSKELFGYPDYRYIGGNVSILDLAKHLSEGFTGYDLPGDKKASKSKLTSLEAKKLLSDKLHKLFPKRKIKVIISNRMTADASAGADYLKLRKGASYTKRQIQQLIRHEGEVHLATTLNGSSQPVLKFLSKGTPGTTIYQEGLAVFAEFMSQQIDPMRVKKLAYRTIAIKMCEEGADFIDVYNFYLDKNFSEDDAFDASARCFRGGLMEGGAPFTKDVAYLDGLVRIYNFVSVALKKGKPEFVKFLFTGKITAESVPILYDLYRDGMVRKPKYLPNWVKDMRYLVTFFNFAAFMDTISFKEVEEHYEQIMS; encoded by the coding sequence ATGAAAAAAAGTTCTTATAGAAAATTCCTGCGCGGCGTGAGCAAATCACTATTAATGGCACAACGCCCTATACGGATCCTATCTTCCATACACATTCCCATCACGGTTAAAAAGCGGTTTCTCGCGCGAAGAAGTAAGCGGTTGCCACGGTATGAATATCCTCCTCTCAGGTGGGATGCGGATGAACGGAGAAGGATGTTTCTTGATATCCAATCCCATCTCGACAAATCAAATCCGGCTGAAAAGATGATTCACAGAGCCTGCAAAGAATACCTGCTGACTATAAGGATGCTTGAGTCCAGAGGCACAAAGGATTTTTATAAATATTCCAAGGAACTCTTCGGCTATCCTGATTATCGCTACATCGGCGGAAATGTTTCAATTCTTGATCTCGCCAAGCATCTTAGCGAGGGATTTACTGGATACGATCTTCCCGGCGATAAAAAAGCTTCCAAATCGAAACTCACTTCCCTCGAAGCTAAAAAGCTTCTTTCCGATAAATTGCATAAGCTCTTCCCTAAAAGAAAAATCAAGGTGATCATCTCAAACCGTATGACCGCCGACGCTTCTGCTGGAGCCGATTACTTAAAACTAAGAAAGGGCGCCTCTTATACAAAAAGACAAATTCAGCAGCTTATCAGACACGAAGGCGAGGTGCACCTTGCTACCACGCTTAACGGCTCTTCACAGCCGGTGCTGAAATTCCTCTCGAAGGGTACTCCCGGAACGACAATTTATCAGGAGGGATTAGCCGTATTTGCGGAATTCATGAGTCAGCAGATCGATCCGATGCGGGTCAAAAAACTCGCTTACAGAACTATCGCTATCAAGATGTGCGAAGAAGGCGCAGACTTCATCGATGTTTACAATTTCTATCTGGACAAGAATTTTTCCGAGGACGACGCATTTGACGCTTCCGCCCGGTGTTTCAGAGGAGGATTGATGGAAGGCGGCGCGCCTTTTACCAAGGACGTCGCATATCTTGACGGATTGGTCAGGATTTATAATTTTGTCAGCGTAGCATTAAAAAAAGGGAAGCCCGAGTTTGTAAAATTCCTCTTCACCGGCAAGATCACCGCGGAAAGTGTGCCGATACTTTATGATCTTTATAGAGACGGGATGGTCAGGAAACCGAAATATCTCCCGAACTGGGTAAAGGATATGAGGTATCTCGTCACATTCTTCAATTTCGCGGCTTTTATGGACACTATCAGTTTTAAAGAAGTTGAAGAGCATTACGAACAGATAATGAGCTAA
- a CDS encoding tetratricopeptide repeat protein translates to MSHIGIRGFYLLILIPCLLLISCSGTLNEADALYDAGDYKAAESSYRSSLDADPDNAQAHFMLGMSLQAQNKHTEAKKEFEISYKLDKNNKGTIASLQVIYSKDAGSKLNAGEIEDAIAIYKKGYSLNKNDPGITLGLAQAYTEYGLLTLASELLEKAGRGGREKNRVEEIKTEIEKRRTVAESNYVKGKKAYENNNIVTAKKYLDKAISNNRDSDDIRYYSFMSNGLYLYKKGSRWQIWDAIVEFGKAAEVRTNEAEPNYYLALGYLKKDDKDFENILSHYEKALELDTDGKFTSKIKKELDRQRKRKKKLDEFWGK, encoded by the coding sequence ATGTCTCATATAGGTATCAGGGGATTCTATCTCTTAATTTTAATACCGTGTCTTCTCTTAATCTCATGCTCCGGAACGCTAAATGAAGCTGATGCACTATATGATGCGGGTGATTATAAGGCGGCTGAGAGCTCATACAGGTCTTCTCTTGATGCTGATCCGGATAACGCACAGGCACACTTTATGCTCGGAATGTCGCTCCAGGCGCAGAATAAGCACACTGAAGCAAAAAAAGAATTCGAAATATCATATAAGTTAGACAAGAACAACAAAGGAACGATAGCGTCGCTCCAGGTAATCTACTCCAAAGATGCCGGATCAAAGTTGAACGCAGGGGAAATTGAGGATGCCATTGCAATTTATAAAAAGGGATACAGCTTAAATAAAAATGATCCCGGGATCACGTTAGGGCTTGCTCAAGCATATACGGAGTACGGACTATTAACATTGGCATCCGAATTGTTGGAAAAAGCGGGAAGAGGCGGCAGGGAGAAAAATAGAGTCGAGGAGATTAAAACCGAAATAGAAAAACGCAGAACTGTAGCCGAGTCTAACTACGTTAAAGGCAAAAAAGCGTATGAGAACAATAATATCGTAACTGCAAAAAAATATCTGGATAAAGCGATTTCAAACAACCGGGACAGCGATGACATAAGATATTATTCCTTTATGTCCAACGGTCTCTATCTGTATAAAAAGGGGAGCCGCTGGCAAATTTGGGATGCAATCGTCGAATTTGGAAAAGCCGCTGAAGTGAGGACGAATGAAGCGGAGCCGAACTATTATCTTGCGCTCGGATATCTGAAAAAGGACGATAAAGATTTCGAAAATATCCTTAGCCATTACGAAAAAGCTCTCGAACTCGATACCGACGGAAAATTCACTTCCAAGATAAAGAAGGAGTTGGATAGACAGAGGAAGCGGAAAAAGAAGCTTGACGAATTTTGGGGTAAATAA